DNA sequence from the Streptomyces tsukubensis genome:
CGAACAGCGCCGCCAGCGGGTCCTCGCCCTCGACGGGCTCGTCACCCGGTCCGATCAGCTCCAGCATCTGCACCGCGAGGGAGCGCAGGATGGAGACCTCGACCTCGTCGAGGTCGATGGCCGCGCCGCCGCCGGGAACCGGCTCGAAGGGACCCGGCATCAGGTGCGGTCCTGGGAGAGGGTCGCCCACAGGCCGTACCCGTGCATCGCCTGCACATCGCGCTCCATCTCCTCGCGGCTGCCGCTGGAGACCACGGCGCGTCCCTTGTGGTGGACGTCGAGCATCAGTTTGCGCGCCTTGTCCTTGGAGTATCCGAAGTACGCCTGGAAGACATAGGTGACGTAGCTCATCAGATTCACGGGGTCGTTGTGGACGAGCGTCACCCACGGCACGTCGGGCTCGGGAACGGCGAAGCTCTGCTCCGCCGATTCGGGGCGTTCGATCTCAGTGGGAGCAACACTCACCTGAACCATGCTGCCACCCGGGGGCGCCGCGTGCATAAACGGCTCCCCATTTCGTCAGAGTGACGAAATGTGGGGTAGCATCCACGCCAGAACAGGATCGCCCGTGCCGTAACGGGCGTCCGACGGCGCATTCCTCGTACCGCAGCCGGCGGGGCGGGGCGCAGAAAGCACGAGGTCGAACTCTTGTGAACACCGCTGACCTGGGGCTCCCGGTGGACGTCCCCTCCACGGCCCTCTTCACCGACCAGTACGAGTTCACGATGCTCCAGGCCGCGCTGCGGGCGGGCACCGCGCACCGCCGCTCCGTCTTCGAGGTCTTCACCCGGCGGCTGCCCGAGGGGCGGCGGTACGGGGTGGTCGCGGGCACCGGGCGGGTGCTGGACGCGGTCGCGAACTTCCGCTTCGACGCGGACGTCATCGCGTTCCTGCGCGAACAGGACATCGTGGACTCCGCGACGCTGGACTGGCTGGCCTCGTACCGCTTCAGCGGCGATATCCAGGGCTATCCGGAGGGCGAGGTCTACTTCCCCGGCTCCCCGATCCTGCGGGTCGAGGGCACCTTCGCCGAGTGCGTACTGCTGGAGACGGTGATCCTCTCCATCCTCAACCACGATTCGGCCATCGCGGCGGCCGCATCGCGGATGGCGACGGCGGCGGGCGGCCGGAAGCTGATCGAAATGGGCGCGCGCCGCACCCACGAGCTGGCGGCGGTGGCCGCGTCCCGTGCCGCGTACGTCGGCGGCTTCGACTCCACCTCCGATCTGGCGGCCGGATTCCGGTACGGGATCCCCACGGTCGGCACCAGCGCCCACGCCTTCACCCTGCTGCACGACAGCGAACGCGACGCCTTCCGGGCGCAGGTCGACTCCCTGGGGCGGGGTACGACCCTGCTGGTCGACACCTACGACGTGGCCGAGGCCGTCCGTACCGCGGTGGAGATCGCCGGGCCCGAGCTGGGTGCGGTACGCATCGACTCGGGGGATCTGCTGCTGGTCGCCCACCGGGTGCGGCAGCAGCTCGACGAGCTGGGCGCCCGGCACACCCGGATCACCGTCACCTCCGATCTGGACGAGTACGCGATCGCCTCCCTGGCTGCGGCCCCGGTGGACGCGTACGGGGTGGGAACCCAGCTCGTCACCGGCAGCGGGCACCCCACCTGCTCCATGGTCTACAAGCTGGTCGCCCGGGCCCGGGGCGAGGGGCCGGACGCGCCGCTGGAGCCGGTGGCGAAGAAGTCCGTGGGCGGGAAGGCGTCGGTCGGCGGGCGCAAGTGGGCCGCCCGGCGGCCGGACGCGGAGGGCGTCGCGGAGGCGGAGGTCGTCGGCACCGGACCGGTGCCGGACGGGCTGGTCCACCACCAGCTGCTGGTAGAGCTGGTACGGGGCGGCGAGATCGTGGCCCGGGAGCCGCTCGACGTACCGCGGGAACGGCACCGGGCGGCGCGGGGCGCGCTGCCGATGTCCGCGACGCAGCTGTCCCGGGGCGAGCCGGTGCTGCCGACGGAGTACGTCTGAGACGTACGGCTGCGGGGCGCGCACGCCGGGGACCGCCCGGGGGCGCATCGGCGTGAAAGGCGGCGCCCGGGTGGTGTGAAGACCGGTGCCGCGGGGACGCTCCAGACAAGGGGCACCGCGCGAACCGCTCTGCCCGGCCCCGGCGCCCGCGCCCGTACGCCCGGTCCGTACGACGGCGTACGCCGCCCGGCGGGCCGTCCGTGTCCGTACACCGCCCCGGCCACCACCACCGTCCGCCAACCGTCCGCTACCCGTCCCCACCGCTCCCCGTCCCGAAAGGCACCCGTCATGCGCCGCGCCCTGATCGTCGTCGATGTCCAGAACGATTTCTGCGAGGGCGGCAGCCTCGCGGTCGCGGGAGGTGCGCAGGTCGCGGCGGCGATCACCGAGCTGATCGGGGAGAGCACGGCCGGCTACCGCCATGTGGTGGCCACCCGTGACCACCACATCGACCCGGGCGACCACTTCTCCGACACGCCCGACTACGAGACGTCCTGGCCGGTCCACTGCGTCGCGGGCACCGAGGGCGCGGGCTTCCACCCGAACTTCGCGCCCGCGGTGGCCTCCGGCGCCGTCGAGGCCGTTTTCGACAAGGGCGCCTACGCCGCCGCGTACAGCGGTTTCGAGGGGGCGGACGAGAACGGCAACGGGCTCGCGTCCTGGCTGCGGGAGCACGGGGTCACCGAGGTGGACGTGGTGGGCGTCGCCACGGACCACTGCGTCCGGGCGACCGCGCTCGACGCAACGAAGGAAGGTTTCACCACCCGGGTGCTGCTGGACCTCACCGCGGCCGTCTCCGCGGAGCGGACGGCGTGGGTGCTGCCGGAGCTGCGGGAGGCCGGTGTCGAGCTGACCGGCGAGCCCGTCTCGTAGGCCTCCCGAAGCGCCGGGGACCCTCCCGACCGGCCGGGGTCAGTCCCGGCGGCAGCCTCCCGAAGGCCCGGGATCAGGCCCAGCGGTTCCGCAGCGGGCTGGACCGGAAGGGGTGCCAGAGCGCGGGCGCCGGGGCCTCGTGGAGCCGCCAGAGCAGGCCGTCCGGATGGTGGAGCACCGCGGTGATCTCGTCCGGGGTGGGCGGTTCCGCGTTCCCCCGCAGATAGACCGCGCGCAGCCCCAGATTCCGCAGCCGGGTCAGGGCGCGGGCCCGGTTCGCCGCATGCACCAGAAAGCGTGCGGCGCTGCCGTCCCCGAGTGGGCTGGGCAGGCTGACGGCGACGACGACGGTGCCGTTCGGAAGTCTGCTGAATCCTCCGCCGGACATGGTGTACCACTCCCCCGTGGATCGGTCGGCCGGGCTGGTCGGGCCCGGTGTCAATAAGAGGCGGTCACCACGCACCTAAACACGATCGGCCGTCGCCCGCTAGAGGGCGACGGCCGATCATGCTTTGACCTGCGGTTTTACAAATTATTTGGTCGACGGACCGACCTTTACCGTGATCGTTTCACCGCTGCGCGGTTCCTTCACGATCGAAATCTTGGTGTTGGTGTCAGTAACCTTCACGCTGCCCGTCGGGTTCTCCGCGTACCAGTAGACGCCCTTGCGGTCGTCGAAGACGCTCCGGCCGGGGCGGGACGGGATCTTCGTCGGCACGCCGGCCTTGTGGAGGGTGACGGCGTCGTACGGCCGGGTCGAGAACGTCGAGTCGAAGGTCTGGATCCGGTTGCGCATCAGCGTACCGTCGGACCACCGCAGCGGTTCGGGATTCGCGTCGATCGGCAGAATCTGGCCCGCGCCCGGGTGCACCCCGGTGTTGTTGTCCAGCTGGAAGGTGTCCCAGTACCAGATCATCAGTCCGTTCTGGTACGGGAAGTGCTCCACCCAGCGGTTCTTCGGCGCGGGGAAGCCGAAGTTGTACGCGCCGATCTCCAGCCCCTTGTCGTACGAGACGTACTGGCGGTTCTCTGCGATGTAGTACTGCTCGTAGTCCTTGGTGATGGACTCTCCGATCCGGCTGAAGCCGGCCTTCGTCCAGCCCGCGTCGTCGGTCTCGGCGCCGTCGGTGAAGAGGGGCGCGCCGTCCGCCGTGACGGTGATCGCGTCCGCGGTGAAGCCCTTCTCGGCGGTCGCGCCGTCCGTGCGGTACTGGAAGCGGAGGCCTATCTTCTTCCCGGCGTAGGCGTCCAGCGGGAAGACCAGGGCGCGGTGCGCGCCGGAACGCCCGGTCAGGGCGGGCTTGTCGCCCGCGTCCCGGGTGATCGGCCGGCCGTCGGCGGTCCCGTCGATCGCGTTCCAGGTGGCGCCGTTGTCCGTGGAGACCTCGGTGTAGAGGTAGTCGTAGCCGGCTTCGATCTGCCACCAGGCCGACAGGCTCAGCGATGCGGACGACTTGCCGGTCAGATCGACGGTCCGGGTGAGGGTGTTGCGCAGGTCGTCGCCCATGTCGCTCCACCACTGCCGGGTGCCCTCTGCGGGCTTGACGACCGGGGTGGTGCCGGGCTTCTTCGGCAGTTCGACGATCAGCGCCTGCGGCCGCTTGGTGTTGTAGGCCTGGACCCCGAGGGTGTGGACGGAGTCGGTGGCCGCCTTGGCCTTGGTGTAGTTGAGCCACCCGAGCTGGAGTTTGTCCCAGGCGGTCATATCGCCGGGGAGGTCTCCGATGGCGTTCTTGCCGCGGCCCAGCCAGGAGCCGGAGGACATCAGGCTCCAGAAGCCGGTGGAGTTCTCGCCGCGCCCGGAGTAGTCGTAGAGATCCGGGAGGCCCAGGTCGTGTCCGTACTCGTGGGCGAAGACGCCGAGTCCGCCGTTCTCCGGCTGGACGGTGTAGTCACCGACCCAGATCCCGGTGGTGCCGATCTGCGTGCCGCCGGCCTTGTTGTTCCCGGGGCCGGTGCTGCCGTTGTCGTCGCCGTACGCGTACCAGCGGTGGGCCCAGATGGCGTCGGTGCCCTGGGCTCCGCCGCCCGCGGACTCGTCCTCGCCCGCGTGCACGAACTGGAAGTGGTCGATATAGCCGTCGGACTCGTTGAAGTTGCCGTCGTTGTCGAAGTCGTAGCGGTCCCAGACGTCGTACTGCCGGAGGTCCGCGGTGATCTGCGCGTCGGTGCGGCCGCGTGCCTTCTGGTCGGCGACCCAGGCGTTGACGCCGTCGCGCACCGCGTCCCAGACGTTCTTGCAGTTGCTCTCGCCGCAGAAGTTGGAGCCGTAGCGGGCCTCGTTCCACTCGACCTTGACCCAGTCGGAGACCGTGCCGTCGACGGAGTAGCGGCCGGAGGACGCCTTCTCGAAGTACGTCTTCACCGACTGCTTGGGCTGCCCCTGGGCGTCCTTGCCGGTGCCGAAGTAGAGGTCCTGGAAGTGGGTGCGGTTGTAGTCCGCCTTCCAGTCGGTGGCGTTGTCCTTGGTACGGTCCGGCTCTTTGATCGTGTTGTGCAGCGGGCCGGGGGTGCCGCCGTACTGCCTGACCGGCGGCTGCGGGCCCTCGGGCCCGTCGGGGTCGTACAGCGTGGTGTCGTCGACCTTGTCGCCGAACTCCACCAGGATCGTGAAGATCTTGTCGGTCTTCTCCCGGCCCAGCTCGACGTACTTCCCCTTGTCGAGCTTGACGACCTTGGACGCACCGCGCTGCTCGACGGTCGACTCACCGCTGATGACCTGTTCGAGTGCGGTCTCGCGCTGCTGGGCCTGCTGCTTGCTGAAGGGCCCGTCGAGATCGTGGTCCACATGGTCCTTGGCGGGTGCCGGATCCCGGCGCTGGACTTCCGCGGCCGGGGACACGGCAGCCGCGGCGGAGAGAGCCGGCCGGGCTCCGGCGTCCTCTGCTTGCGCGGTGCCGTACGCCGAGACCGTGGCGGCCGTCGCGGCGAGCGCGACGACGACCGCGGAGGCCCTGAAGGACCGGCCGCGGCCGTTTCTGGTGGTGGTCACGTGAGCGAATTCCTCCCCCGCGCCCCGACGCCGCGGATCCGATGGGATGGGTGGGGCCGTCCGGGCGGGGGTCGCGCGTCAAGTGACGGCATTCGACCGTACGTACGGAAGAAAAGACAGTCCTTGACTTGGACACACCAACTGCCCTATGCGGAGGCAGTGTTCCGATATCCGGACGGGAGTGACCGGCGGGTTCCGGGGGTACGGAGAACGGGGCGGGGCTCCGGGCCGGGTGTACGGAGCGGGGCTCCGGGCCGGTTGTACGGAGCGGGGCGAGGTCCGTCGTACCGGAGCGGCTCCGGCCGGGCCGGTCCCGGCGGCACCGCCTCCCAGGGGCCGATACACCGAACGGGCCCGCCGTCAAGGGGTGTGAACCCGTGCGCCCCCCATGCTCCGGCGGCCCGGGCGGAGGAACGCTTACCGCCGGGACCCGCCGGGCATCCAGCACCGTAGAGTCACTCGACGGTGCGACCGCGTCGAGCGAACCCCCCGATCTGTTCGTCGATCTGTCGTGAGGACGGTAACCGTCATGCCGCGTCCGACTCCTGCACAGCTCGCCTCCGGTTCGGCCACCGTCGTCCTGTCGGCGCTCGCCCTGCTGCTGTTCACCCGGACCACGCACGCCCTCGGGGTCGCCGCCATCGGAGTGGCCGCGATGGCCCTCGGGCTGCTGGTGGCCACCGCCCTGCCGATGAGCCGGGCGCTGAAGGCCGCGGCCCGTCCCGGTTCGTCGAAGCGCGCCGCGGCGCCCGCTCCCCGCCCGAAGGCGCATGCGGGAGCGGGCGCGGACTCGTCCGGCACCCGGTAGCCGGGGCGGGCCGATCGGTCCGCCGGTGGGTCCGTCGGCGTGTCCGGGTCCGCCGGCGGATCGGACCGGGCGTCGGGCGGCGGGTCAGACGCCGGTGCCCGGCCCGGTCCCTGGTCCGGTCCCCGGGACGGATCCTTCCGGCACGGTGACCACCACGGTCTTGGCCGCCTTGTCGTGCAGACCCTGCCGATAGGGCTTGTCGGCCAGGATCGTGATGATGATGATCAGCCACCAGACGCAGAAGCAGCAGACCAGCGCGGGCACCCAGAGCACGGCGGCCCGGGTGAAGGCCGCGCCGGTGTGCGGCGTACTGCCGTCGTTGAGCATGGCGACGCGCAGCTTCAGCAGCTTCTTGCCGACGGTCTGACCGGTCCTGCTCACCATGATCGTGTCGTAGCCGACGTACGCGACCAGCGAGATCAGCGACCAGAGCCACTGGCGGCCGGTGTTGATATCGCTGGTGATGTCGTTCCAGTCGTCACCGCTGCCGCCGGACGACCAGCCGCCCGCGAACAGCGAGATGATGAAGAGCGGAATGAAGATGATCAGCGCGTCGATCACCCGGGCGGCGAGGCGCCGGCCGAAGTCGGCGAGCGGCGGCATGCCCGCGAGGGGGTCGGGGGTCCCTCCGTACGGTCCGCCGCCGTAGGGGCTGCCGCCGTACGGGGGCGGGGGCGTCCCGCCCGCGCCGCCGTAGGGCCCGCCGCTCTGGCCCGGGCCGTACGGCGAACCCGGCGGCGGGCCCGGCGGAGGCGGAGGCGGCTCCTGGCCCCCCGGCGGGGGCGGGGGCGGCGGAGGCCCGGAACCGCCGCTCTGCCCGCCCGGCTCGGGCGGCCGCTTGGCGAAGGGGTCGTCGTCGCGGGGCCGGTCGCGTTCTGGGTCCCCCCAGCCGGAGGGCGGTGGCTGGTCGTTGCTCATGAGGGCAGTGCAACCCGCGCCCGGGACCGCCGCAAAAGGACGCACGCCGTTCGGGGGACGCCGCGGTGCGGGCGGCCCGGATCCGCCGGTCCGCCCGCCCGGCTCGGGCGGTCAGCCCTTGACGTAGGTGCGGGCGGCCTTGTCGTGCCAGCACTGCCGCCACGGCCGGTCGAACAGACACCAGACCACATTGACCAGGCCCACGGCGATCAGCCCGAGACCGCTGTAGACCAGCCAGCGGCGGAGCGCGGCGCCGAACGGCGGCGGCTCGTGGGACTCGATGTCCGCGACCGAGACGCCGCAGAGCTTCTTGCCGAGGGTACGGCCCCATTTCGCGGTCGGCAGGGCCTCGTAGAGCGCCCCGAGGACCAGCAGCGCGGCCAGCACGATGCCGAGCTGGACGCCCGTGGTGCCGTCCAACAGCCAGACCGTGACGGTCTCGCCGGACCGCTCGGCCGCCTCGATCTTGCCGTTGACGTGGTCGATCGCGCCGGTCAGCAGGGGTACGGCGACGGCACCGACCAGC
Encoded proteins:
- the clpS gene encoding ATP-dependent Clp protease adapter ClpS — protein: MVQVSVAPTEIERPESAEQSFAVPEPDVPWVTLVHNDPVNLMSYVTYVFQAYFGYSKDKARKLMLDVHHKGRAVVSSGSREEMERDVQAMHGYGLWATLSQDRT
- a CDS encoding nicotinate phosphoribosyltransferase, which gives rise to MNTADLGLPVDVPSTALFTDQYEFTMLQAALRAGTAHRRSVFEVFTRRLPEGRRYGVVAGTGRVLDAVANFRFDADVIAFLREQDIVDSATLDWLASYRFSGDIQGYPEGEVYFPGSPILRVEGTFAECVLLETVILSILNHDSAIAAAASRMATAAGGRKLIEMGARRTHELAAVAASRAAYVGGFDSTSDLAAGFRYGIPTVGTSAHAFTLLHDSERDAFRAQVDSLGRGTTLLVDTYDVAEAVRTAVEIAGPELGAVRIDSGDLLLVAHRVRQQLDELGARHTRITVTSDLDEYAIASLAAAPVDAYGVGTQLVTGSGHPTCSMVYKLVARARGEGPDAPLEPVAKKSVGGKASVGGRKWAARRPDAEGVAEAEVVGTGPVPDGLVHHQLLVELVRGGEIVAREPLDVPRERHRAARGALPMSATQLSRGEPVLPTEYV
- a CDS encoding isochorismatase family protein — translated: MRRALIVVDVQNDFCEGGSLAVAGGAQVAAAITELIGESTAGYRHVVATRDHHIDPGDHFSDTPDYETSWPVHCVAGTEGAGFHPNFAPAVASGAVEAVFDKGAYAAAYSGFEGADENGNGLASWLREHGVTEVDVVGVATDHCVRATALDATKEGFTTRVLLDLTAAVSAERTAWVLPELREAGVELTGEPVS
- a CDS encoding RDD family protein; this encodes MSNDQPPPSGWGDPERDRPRDDDPFAKRPPEPGGQSGGSGPPPPPPPPGGQEPPPPPPGPPPGSPYGPGQSGGPYGGAGGTPPPPYGGSPYGGGPYGGTPDPLAGMPPLADFGRRLAARVIDALIIFIPLFIISLFAGGWSSGGSGDDWNDITSDINTGRQWLWSLISLVAYVGYDTIMVSRTGQTVGKKLLKLRVAMLNDGSTPHTGAAFTRAAVLWVPALVCCFCVWWLIIIITILADKPYRQGLHDKAAKTVVVTVPEGSVPGTGPGTGPGTGV
- a CDS encoding immune inhibitor A domain-containing protein, whose translation is MTTTRNGRGRSFRASAVVVALAATAATVSAYGTAQAEDAGARPALSAAAAVSPAAEVQRRDPAPAKDHVDHDLDGPFSKQQAQQRETALEQVISGESTVEQRGASKVVKLDKGKYVELGREKTDKIFTILVEFGDKVDDTTLYDPDGPEGPQPPVRQYGGTPGPLHNTIKEPDRTKDNATDWKADYNRTHFQDLYFGTGKDAQGQPKQSVKTYFEKASSGRYSVDGTVSDWVKVEWNEARYGSNFCGESNCKNVWDAVRDGVNAWVADQKARGRTDAQITADLRQYDVWDRYDFDNDGNFNESDGYIDHFQFVHAGEDESAGGGAQGTDAIWAHRWYAYGDDNGSTGPGNNKAGGTQIGTTGIWVGDYTVQPENGGLGVFAHEYGHDLGLPDLYDYSGRGENSTGFWSLMSSGSWLGRGKNAIGDLPGDMTAWDKLQLGWLNYTKAKAATDSVHTLGVQAYNTKRPQALIVELPKKPGTTPVVKPAEGTRQWWSDMGDDLRNTLTRTVDLTGKSSASLSLSAWWQIEAGYDYLYTEVSTDNGATWNAIDGTADGRPITRDAGDKPALTGRSGAHRALVFPLDAYAGKKIGLRFQYRTDGATAEKGFTADAITVTADGAPLFTDGAETDDAGWTKAGFSRIGESITKDYEQYYIAENRQYVSYDKGLEIGAYNFGFPAPKNRWVEHFPYQNGLMIWYWDTFQLDNNTGVHPGAGQILPIDANPEPLRWSDGTLMRNRIQTFDSTFSTRPYDAVTLHKAGVPTKIPSRPGRSVFDDRKGVYWYAENPTGSVKVTDTNTKISIVKEPRSGETITVKVGPSTK